The Methanosphaera stadtmanae DSM 3091 genome includes a window with the following:
- a CDS encoding dihydroneopterin aldolase family protein — MKEEYYFRNLSNRERAIFEGGISMGALYHQFVGTPVNIESCSSLEKAIEESILLQPAIIDVKVSLNKNLIKDACGSMNYTSLEGSMLEVTLTTNVGSDVISTCISYDEELEYPIMYIKE; from the coding sequence ATGAAAGAAGAATATTATTTTAGAAATTTATCCAATAGGGAAAGAGCCATATTTGAGGGTGGTATTAGTATGGGTGCATTATATCATCAATTTGTTGGAACACCAGTTAATATTGAAAGCTGTAGTAGTTTGGAAAAAGCTATAGAAGAAAGTATACTATTACAACCAGCAATTATAGATGTGAAGGTTTCTTTAAATAAGAATTTAATTAAAGATGCATGTGGATCTATGAACTACACATCTCTTGAGGGTTCAATGCTTGAGGTAACATTAACTACGAATGTGGGAAGTGATGTTATTTCTACATGCATATCCTATGATGAAGAATTAGAATATCCTATAATGTATATTAAAGAATGA
- a CDS encoding DUF515 domain-containing protein has protein sequence MKKIINYLKYNSKNLFNDLKDSLEPNNNTLSHKRHRQYYQKENRELLTGIVVLSFVVLIIFAICYYFLVFSPSIEELNTKKTIKINEVNTIFKNNTENIQAKHSIIAQINSATTQDAVESIDVEALAYPILKNQLHSQINEFKDKYDRVEVDVNDTKNIMSVDNATTYVNSEKSLTGISIHKVDSVIVPLSINRKQAASGLLNVGDVVDIYNNIIDTDSEEYLNNTDNISTNRKTNKLVGGARIVSILRSKDSGVINYNMELDEYPNMRNLSQKNVIEVEEVLSSKAIGVLDESQLNLLLTEYGTRLSDYERTSNLGNLDVEYIIMVEIPRDSVVAVISNMDNIILTIPTYNAPLWVDLKM, from the coding sequence ATGAAAAAAATAATCAATTACTTAAAATATAATTCTAAAAATTTATTCAATGATTTAAAAGATTCATTAGAGCCAAACAACAATACATTGTCTCATAAAAGACATAGACAATATTATCAAAAAGAAAATAGAGAACTTTTAACAGGTATTGTTGTACTTTCTTTTGTGGTTTTAATAATCTTTGCGATATGTTATTATTTTCTAGTATTTAGTCCTTCAATAGAGGAGTTAAACACAAAAAAGACTATTAAAATTAATGAAGTAAATACAATTTTTAAAAATAATACAGAAAATATTCAAGCTAAACATTCAATAATAGCCCAAATCAATTCGGCAACTACGCAAGATGCAGTTGAATCTATTGATGTTGAAGCATTAGCATATCCTATACTAAAAAATCAACTACATTCTCAAATAAATGAATTTAAAGATAAATATGATAGAGTGGAAGTGGATGTTAATGATACAAAAAATATAATGTCTGTAGATAATGCAACAACTTATGTTAATTCAGAAAAATCATTAACTGGTATTTCTATTCATAAGGTTGACTCTGTGATAGTTCCATTAAGTATAAATAGAAAACAGGCAGCCAGTGGTTTATTGAATGTGGGTGATGTTGTTGATATATATAATAATATTATAGATACTGATTCAGAAGAATATCTAAACAATACAGATAATATATCTACTAATAGAAAGACTAATAAACTTGTTGGAGGGGCAAGAATAGTATCAATACTTAGATCTAAGGATTCTGGAGTAATTAATTATAATATGGAACTTGATGAATATCCTAATATGAGAAATTTATCACAAAAGAACGTGATTGAGGTTGAAGAAGTGTTATCATCAAAGGCTATTGGAGTTCTTGATGAATCTCAATTAAATCTATTATTAACAGAGTATGGTACTCGTTTATCTGATTATGAGAGGACTTCCAATCTTGGAAATTTGGATGTTGAATATATTATAATGGTTGAAATTCCAAGAGATTCTGTAGTAGCTGTTATATCAAATATGGATAATATTATCTTAACAATTCCAACATATAATGCTCCATTATGGGTAGATTTAAAAATGTAA